The Cyclobacteriaceae bacterium genome includes a region encoding these proteins:
- the dapF gene encoding diaminopimelate epimerase gives MKIHFYKYQAAGNDFVLADNREGNLSFTDAQVAKICDRRFGIGADGLILLEKDPVHNFKMIYRNADGSESFCGNGCRAAVHFANKLGIIKDTASFSAYDGPHTAKILPKGFVRFSLKDVNAVESKGDDYYINTGTDHNIRFVTDIHNYPVAEEGRKIRYSNLYKPKGTNANFIEVSPDQSVTFRIYERGVEAETYSSGSGATACALAVAKVYGYSSPIKLNSKGGILTVEFETRQNGTFHNIFLTGPVELVFETESVI, from the coding sequence ATGAAAATTCATTTTTATAAATATCAGGCAGCTGGCAATGACTTTGTTCTTGCCGATAATCGTGAAGGGAATCTTTCTTTCACCGATGCACAGGTTGCAAAGATTTGCGATCGCCGCTTTGGTATTGGTGCGGATGGTTTGATCCTGCTGGAAAAAGATCCTGTTCACAACTTTAAAATGATTTATCGCAATGCCGATGGAAGTGAAAGCTTCTGCGGTAATGGTTGTCGTGCAGCAGTTCATTTCGCAAACAAATTAGGCATCATAAAAGATACAGCTTCCTTCTCTGCTTATGATGGTCCTCACACTGCTAAGATATTACCGAAAGGTTTTGTCCGCTTCTCTTTAAAAGATGTGAATGCAGTGGAGTCAAAAGGTGACGACTACTATATTAATACTGGCACTGATCATAACATTCGCTTTGTAACAGATATTCATAATTATCCTGTAGCGGAAGAGGGAAGAAAGATCCGATACTCTAATCTTTACAAGCCGAAAGGAACGAATGCAAATTTCATTGAGGTAAGTCCTGATCAAAGCGTAACGTTTCGCATCTATGAAAGAGGTGTTGAAGCTGAAACCTATTCCAGTGGATCAGGAGCAACTGCCTGTGCGTTGGCGGTAGCAAAAGTTTATGGGTATAGTTCTCCCATTAAGTTGAATTCAAAAGGCGGAATTTTAACGGTTGAGTTCGAAACCCGCCAGAACGGCACATTTCATAACATCTTTCTAACTGGCCCTGTTGAGCTGGTTTTTGAGACCGAATCGGTCATTTAG
- a CDS encoding SPOR domain-containing protein has translation MNYFVDMEELINRTAWSCMMFVVCLASFSCAAQKNSSKPYYHEDLQALRPKFPETVDSSVQIQFQKKEEVVPVYNVNKKVDGVLDSINHFNASRKLIDGFTIQIYSGQNREEAMLTKKKMSTDAGDLSSEMEYTQPKFRVKVGSYFSRLEAQKDLLRMKRLFPNAILVPEKILVR, from the coding sequence ATGAATTACTTTGTAGACATGGAAGAGCTTATAAATCGCACAGCATGGTCATGTATGATGTTTGTGGTGTGTTTGGCATCCTTCTCATGCGCTGCTCAGAAGAATAGTTCAAAGCCTTACTATCATGAAGATTTGCAGGCCCTCCGTCCTAAATTTCCCGAGACAGTAGATTCTTCCGTTCAGATTCAGTTTCAGAAAAAAGAAGAGGTCGTTCCTGTTTACAATGTTAATAAGAAGGTAGACGGTGTTCTGGATAGCATTAACCACTTCAATGCTTCGCGCAAACTTATCGATGGCTTTACGATTCAGATTTATTCCGGGCAGAATCGTGAAGAAGCGATGCTCACCAAGAAAAAAATGTCAACTGATGCTGGGGATCTTTCTTCAGAAATGGAATACACACAGCCAAAATTCCGTGTTAAAGTAGGAAGCTATTTTTCAAGACTGGAGGCTCAAAAGGATCTTCTCCGCATGAAAAGATTATTCCCTAATGCAATACTGGTTCCTGAAAAAATTCTGGTACGCTAA
- a CDS encoding FtsX-like permease family protein codes for MLRNYIKTAIRSLVKQRVYTSINILGLAVSITACILIVLYVKHETSYDKFYADSDRIYKMVLERKYPNHVTYFSPIPHSFAPAVQRDYPEVESTLIMQGPNQNVAISYRPLEGETKSFEEDFFLFADSSFFSFFDMNLIKGDKRTALSAADQVIVSRSSARKYFGEEDPMGKTLSGDFGEFKVTGIFEDQPDNSHMRYDFIGSIDLSRLLKTLNYTGFDSQTYIKLKPGASASALEAKFPGMVDNYAAAEIETKLGKSWIDYKKEGNGYRYFLQPLTEIHLDPTNLEFTMSPSGNKKYVYSLSLIAVLILVIACINFMNLATARSSERAREVGVRKVMGSLKGNLIAQFLTEAFILSVIGTLLAVVGAYLLLPSFNDLIAKQLQLTLNAEMILGLLGFALFVGLLAGLYPAFVLSSFNPVVVMKGNFISSSKGKWLRNGLVVFQFMISIILIVGTLVVGNQMSFMQNKQLGFEKDQVLMVKRAFGLQKKTNTFVEEVKTIPGVNAAACSGSMIGNRDDVFGQQFKAAGFDEILTVKAMVLDDEFPEMIGLHLQDGKFFSKETSDSLSVILNETAVKTIGLTNPIGHKIYNSDPPGNNGQAGGLYFTVIGVVKNFHFQSLRDEITPLVIYNKELFGSQATLNYVAIRIESGRFKEVIGKVESAWKELAPDQPFQYEFLDDNLSQGYAEEQRSGVLFRVFSGLAVIIACVGLFGLSAYTASLRTKEIGVRKVLGASVGGVVVLLSKDFTRLVIIAFVLATPFSWWMMEQWLSGFAYRIPVGVEAFVIAGLLALGIAWLTVSYQSIKAAIVNPVKSLRSQ; via the coding sequence ATGCTCAGAAACTACATAAAAACCGCGATCCGAAGCTTGGTAAAGCAAAGGGTCTACACCTCCATTAATATTTTAGGTCTTGCCGTAAGTATAACGGCCTGCATCCTGATTGTGTTGTATGTAAAACATGAGACTTCTTACGACAAGTTTTATGCGGATTCAGACCGTATTTATAAGATGGTTTTGGAAAGGAAATATCCAAACCATGTGACCTACTTTTCGCCCATCCCTCACTCATTTGCGCCAGCCGTTCAGCGTGATTATCCTGAAGTGGAAAGTACGCTGATCATGCAGGGACCGAATCAAAACGTTGCGATCTCATACCGACCGCTGGAAGGTGAGACTAAATCCTTTGAGGAAGATTTTTTTCTTTTTGCTGATAGTTCGTTCTTTTCTTTTTTTGATATGAATCTGATCAAAGGAGATAAAAGAACTGCGCTCTCTGCGGCTGACCAGGTGATCGTATCACGTTCTTCCGCCCGAAAATATTTTGGAGAGGAAGATCCAATGGGGAAAACATTAAGTGGTGACTTCGGAGAATTTAAAGTAACAGGAATATTTGAAGATCAGCCGGATAACTCTCACATGAGATATGATTTTATTGGCTCCATTGATCTTTCACGACTTCTTAAAACTCTCAACTATACAGGTTTTGATTCACAGACTTATATAAAGTTAAAGCCAGGAGCAAGCGCCAGTGCTTTGGAAGCAAAATTTCCAGGCATGGTGGATAACTACGCTGCTGCAGAAATTGAAACAAAGCTGGGGAAGTCATGGATTGATTATAAGAAAGAAGGAAACGGATATCGTTATTTTTTGCAGCCTCTTACTGAAATCCACTTAGATCCTACCAATCTTGAGTTTACAATGTCGCCGAGTGGCAATAAAAAATATGTTTACTCCCTTTCTTTGATTGCTGTTCTGATTTTAGTGATTGCATGTATAAACTTCATGAACCTTGCCACCGCAAGATCGTCTGAGCGGGCAAGAGAAGTAGGAGTGAGGAAGGTAATGGGATCTCTTAAAGGAAACTTGATTGCTCAATTTCTCACAGAGGCATTCATATTGTCAGTCATCGGAACTCTGCTGGCAGTTGTTGGTGCTTATTTACTATTACCGTCTTTCAATGATCTGATTGCAAAGCAACTTCAACTAACATTGAATGCAGAGATGATTCTCGGGCTACTGGGATTTGCTTTGTTTGTAGGTCTTCTTGCCGGACTTTACCCTGCTTTTGTTTTATCAAGCTTCAATCCTGTTGTTGTGATGAAAGGAAATTTCATCAGCAGTTCAAAGGGTAAATGGCTTCGTAATGGGCTCGTCGTATTTCAATTCATGATTTCGATCATTCTGATCGTGGGAACACTTGTCGTTGGAAACCAGATGAGTTTCATGCAGAACAAGCAACTTGGTTTTGAAAAAGATCAGGTGTTGATGGTAAAGCGGGCCTTCGGTCTTCAAAAGAAAACGAACACATTCGTGGAGGAGGTCAAGACAATTCCAGGTGTTAATGCTGCGGCATGTTCGGGTTCAATGATAGGAAATCGGGATGATGTGTTTGGCCAGCAGTTTAAGGCAGCGGGATTTGATGAAATTCTTACTGTGAAAGCAATGGTGCTCGATGATGAATTCCCTGAGATGATAGGCCTTCATTTACAAGACGGCAAATTCTTTTCAAAGGAGACGAGCGATTCTTTGAGTGTCATATTAAATGAAACTGCCGTAAAGACGATTGGGCTGACAAATCCGATCGGTCATAAAATTTATAACTCTGACCCTCCGGGAAATAATGGCCAGGCAGGGGGTCTCTACTTTACTGTCATAGGAGTTGTTAAGAATTTCCATTTTCAATCTCTACGTGATGAGATCACACCATTAGTAATCTATAACAAAGAGCTTTTTGGTTCACAGGCAACCTTAAATTATGTCGCTATTCGAATTGAGTCTGGCAGATTCAAGGAGGTAATTGGCAAAGTCGAAAGCGCATGGAAGGAACTGGCACCGGATCAACCATTTCAGTACGAGTTTCTTGATGATAATCTTAGTCAGGGATATGCCGAAGAACAGCGGTCAGGAGTATTGTTCAGAGTCTTTTCAGGCCTGGCAGTAATCATTGCATGCGTTGGGTTATTTGGATTGTCAGCTTATACGGCAAGCCTCAGAACAAAAGAAATTGGGGTACGCAAAGTGCTCGGCGCTTCTGTTGGGGGAGTGGTAGTTTTATTATCAAAAGATTTTACAAGACTCGTCATTATTGCTTTTGTACTGGCAACACCTTTTTCATGGTGGATGATGGAGCAATGGCTCAGTGGATTTGCCTATAGAATTCCTGTTGGAGTAGAAGCTTTTGTGATAGCGGGATTATTAGCACTGGGCATTGCTTGGCTAACGGTAAGCTATCAGTCGATCAAGGCTGCAATTGTGAATCCGGTAAAATCATTGAGAAGCCAATAG
- the secA gene encoding preprotein translocase subunit SecA: MLKLIAKLFGTKSEKDIKRVMPLVEATQREGEKLKSISHDELRGQTTEVQDIINANLKPIDDQLAGLHKQVNDHPDLDLHEKEAIFNQIDQIEKDRNKELEKVLMDVLPRAFAIVRETARRFKENEYLEVAATEMDHHLALRHENIKISGDKALWHNQWMAAGNLIKWDMVHYDVQIIGGIVLHEGKIAEMATGEGKTLVATFPTFLNALAKRGVHIVTVNNYLATRDSEWMAPLFQFHGLTIDCIDKHEPNSIARRNAYQADITYGTNNEFGFDYLRDNMARETEELVQRGHHYAMVDEVDSVLVDEARTPLIISGPVPRGDQHEFYDLKPRIFKVVEAQKKLITQFLNDSKKQLAEGNEKDGGLALFRAHRGMPKFKPLIKYLSESGNRNVLQKTENYHLQDNKKEMPKADAPLFFVIDEKDNSVELTDKGIDLITGEGEDPKLFILPEIGMELNQIEKDTTLDAAAQLQKKEELIREYSTKSQRIHSINQLLKAYTLFERDTEYIIVDGKVKIVDEQTGRVLDGRRYSDGLHQAIEAKESVKVEDATQTYATITLQNYFRMYHKLAGMTGTAETEAGELWDIYKLDVVAIPTNRPVTRKDMDDLVHKTMREKFNAVVEEIVLLTKEGRPVLVGTTSVEISELLSRMLQLRKIKHNVLNAKQHQREAEIVAEAGKPSTVTIATNMAGRGTDIKLTPESRAAGGLAIIGTERHESRRVDRQLRGRSGRQGDPGTSKFYVSLEDNLMRLFMPERIARIMDRLGLKEGEVISHSMVTNSIERAQKKVEENNFGIRKRLLEYDNVMNSQREVIYKRRRNALFGERLQLDILNMLFDTCDDLAANAKAGETLENFKVNLLSTLGLDFNITADEYSSWDQPKLAENLYQQALNHYESKNKAAAQKSLPVILDIYRTRGANIQNISVPFSDGIKQIEVAAPLKKCVDTNNSELIRSMEKMITLAIIDMQWKEHLRDMDDLKQSVQNAVYEQKDPLLIYKFEGFEAFKRFIARVNEETISFLMKADIPTQEPERLQEARSQKRQRFSEQKDESQSLLQGGGAPQAPRNEVEQKVMPVKSEKMAGRNDKVTVQYQDGRVAKDVKYKKVEEDIKSGRCIVIEQ, from the coding sequence ATGCTAAAACTCATTGCCAAATTATTCGGCACCAAATCCGAGAAAGATATTAAGCGAGTGATGCCACTGGTGGAAGCCACGCAACGCGAGGGTGAAAAACTAAAGTCGATCTCTCATGACGAACTAAGGGGACAAACCACGGAAGTTCAGGATATTATCAACGCCAATCTGAAGCCTATCGACGATCAATTGGCTGGCCTTCACAAACAAGTGAATGATCATCCTGATCTTGATCTTCATGAAAAAGAAGCAATCTTTAATCAGATCGATCAGATCGAAAAAGACAGAAATAAGGAACTTGAAAAGGTATTGATGGATGTTCTTCCAAGAGCATTCGCGATTGTTCGTGAAACCGCAAGGCGCTTTAAAGAAAATGAATATCTGGAAGTGGCTGCTACCGAAATGGATCACCATCTGGCCCTTCGTCATGAGAACATAAAAATATCAGGCGATAAAGCTTTATGGCATAATCAATGGATGGCTGCCGGAAATCTCATCAAGTGGGACATGGTTCATTACGATGTTCAGATCATTGGTGGTATTGTTTTGCATGAAGGAAAGATTGCCGAAATGGCAACGGGTGAAGGAAAAACCTTAGTGGCAACTTTCCCAACATTCCTGAATGCATTGGCAAAGCGCGGAGTACACATCGTAACCGTGAATAATTATCTGGCAACACGCGATAGCGAATGGATGGCTCCCTTGTTCCAGTTTCATGGATTAACTATTGACTGTATTGATAAACATGAGCCAAATTCCATTGCACGTCGCAATGCATACCAGGCAGACATTACATACGGAACCAATAACGAATTCGGCTTTGATTACCTGCGTGATAATATGGCGCGTGAAACCGAAGAATTAGTGCAACGTGGCCATCACTATGCAATGGTGGATGAGGTGGATAGTGTTTTGGTTGATGAAGCCCGTACACCCCTAATCATTTCGGGTCCTGTTCCACGCGGAGATCAGCATGAGTTCTATGATTTGAAACCACGCATTTTTAAGGTGGTGGAAGCTCAAAAGAAGCTGATCACTCAGTTTTTGAATGATTCAAAGAAACAACTGGCGGAAGGAAATGAAAAAGATGGAGGGCTTGCTCTATTCCGTGCCCATCGCGGTATGCCGAAGTTCAAACCATTGATCAAATATCTTAGTGAATCCGGAAACAGGAATGTTTTACAGAAGACTGAAAACTATCACTTGCAGGATAACAAAAAGGAAATGCCAAAGGCAGACGCTCCATTGTTTTTTGTGATCGATGAAAAAGATAATAGTGTTGAGCTTACTGACAAGGGGATTGATTTGATCACCGGTGAAGGTGAAGATCCCAAGCTGTTCATACTTCCTGAAATAGGAATGGAGCTCAATCAGATTGAAAAAGACACGACACTCGATGCAGCTGCTCAGCTTCAGAAGAAAGAGGAGTTGATTCGCGAGTATTCAACAAAGTCACAGCGTATTCATAGTATCAATCAGTTACTGAAAGCTTATACTTTATTCGAGCGTGATACAGAATATATCATTGTAGATGGTAAAGTGAAGATTGTTGATGAGCAAACAGGTCGTGTACTGGATGGAAGACGCTATTCAGATGGATTACACCAGGCGATCGAAGCAAAAGAGAGTGTTAAGGTAGAAGACGCGACACAGACGTATGCCACCATCACCCTTCAGAATTATTTCCGCATGTATCACAAGCTTGCGGGTATGACCGGAACAGCAGAGACAGAAGCTGGAGAACTCTGGGATATTTATAAATTGGATGTTGTTGCAATCCCAACCAACAGGCCCGTCACCCGTAAGGATATGGATGATCTTGTGCATAAAACCATGCGTGAGAAATTCAATGCTGTAGTAGAAGAAATTGTATTGCTGACAAAGGAGGGAAGACCTGTTCTTGTTGGTACCACTTCCGTGGAAATATCAGAATTGTTAAGTCGCATGTTGCAACTTCGCAAGATCAAGCACAATGTCTTGAATGCAAAGCAACATCAACGCGAGGCAGAAATTGTTGCAGAAGCAGGAAAGCCTAGTACTGTTACCATCGCCACCAACATGGCAGGTCGCGGAACAGATATTAAACTAACACCGGAATCACGCGCTGCAGGTGGGCTTGCTATTATCGGAACGGAACGCCACGAATCACGTCGCGTGGATCGTCAGTTGCGTGGTCGTTCAGGTCGTCAGGGAGATCCTGGAACTTCCAAGTTCTATGTTTCTCTTGAAGACAATCTGATGCGCTTGTTCATGCCAGAGCGTATTGCCCGTATCATGGATCGTCTTGGATTAAAAGAGGGAGAAGTGATTTCCCATTCGATGGTTACCAACTCTATCGAGCGTGCACAGAAAAAAGTAGAGGAGAATAACTTCGGTATACGCAAGCGACTGCTGGAGTATGATAACGTGATGAACTCACAGCGTGAGGTTATCTACAAAAGAAGAAGGAACGCATTGTTTGGAGAACGTCTTCAATTGGACATCCTCAACATGCTATTTGATACTTGTGATGACCTTGCCGCAAACGCAAAGGCTGGAGAAACACTGGAAAATTTCAAAGTGAATTTGTTGAGTACCCTTGGTCTTGATTTTAACATCACAGCAGATGAATATTCAAGCTGGGATCAGCCGAAGCTTGCAGAAAATCTCTATCAACAGGCACTTAATCACTATGAGTCAAAAAATAAAGCTGCTGCTCAAAAATCATTGCCGGTTATTCTTGATATCTATCGGACGCGCGGAGCGAATATTCAAAATATCTCGGTGCCGTTCAGTGATGGTATAAAGCAAATTGAAGTTGCTGCTCCATTGAAGAAATGTGTTGACACCAATAATTCGGAATTGATTCGCTCGATGGAGAAAATGATCACATTGGCGATCATCGACATGCAATGGAAAGAACACCTTCGCGACATGGATGACCTGAAGCAAAGTGTTCAAAATGCGGTTTATGAACAAAAGGATCCATTGTTGATCTATAAGTTTGAAGGATTTGAAGCATTCAAACGATTCATTGCAAGGGTGAATGAAGAAACAATCTCTTTCCTTATGAAGGCAGACATTCCTACCCAGGAACCCGAGCGTCTTCAGGAGGCTCGTTCACAAAAACGTCAACGTTTCAGTGAGCAGAAGGATGAATCACAATCTCTTCTTCAGGGAGGTGGTGCGCCACAGGCTCCGAGAAATGAGGTTGAGCAAAAAGTCATGCCAGTAAAATCTGAAAAGATGGCCGGGCGGAATGATAAGGTTACGGTTCAATATCAGGATGGTCGTGTAGCGAAAGATGTGAAATACAAAAAGGTTGAGGAAGACATCAAGAGCGGTCGTTGCATCGTTATCGAACAATAA